In Dolichospermum flos-aquae CCAP 1403/13F, the following proteins share a genomic window:
- a CDS encoding glycoside hydrolase family 13 protein, translating to MEIQTPDWVKHAVFYQIFPDRFARSQRSRDSFLNNSNLEAWDAPPTLQGYKGGDLWGVLEELDYIQSLGVNAIYFTPIFQSASNHRYHTHDYYQVDPMLGGNQALRALIGAAHARNMKIVLDGVFNHSSRGFFFFHDVLENGSNSPWVNWFKIQDWPLAPYDGSLPANYDAWAGIRSLPTFNHDHPDVKEYIMKIAEYWLEFGIDGWRLDVPYEIKTPGFWQEFRQRVKGINSEAYIVGEVWSDAREWLDGTQFDGVLNYLFNEAVLAFAVGDKVVLDLVISQGYSPYPALDATEYAAKIHSLLELYPWEIQLTQLNLLSSHDTARLMSIADSDQASVELCNLLLFTFPGAPSIYYGDEVGLPGAIDPDCRRVFPPESDWNPKILNTHKQLIAIRQNYPALRIGKYQVLYAKETVYVFARILESEELIIAVNVGTETITVNLDCSSLQSQPNQVLFGNGEIIWKEENVCLIIPPRSGLIWG from the coding sequence ATGGAAATTCAAACGCCAGATTGGGTTAAACACGCGGTTTTCTATCAAATCTTTCCTGATAGATTTGCCAGAAGTCAACGTTCCCGTGACAGTTTCTTAAATAATAGCAATTTGGAAGCCTGGGATGCACCACCTACTCTCCAAGGTTACAAAGGTGGTGATTTATGGGGGGTGCTGGAAGAATTAGACTATATCCAAAGTTTAGGGGTGAATGCAATTTACTTTACACCCATTTTTCAATCTGCTAGTAATCATCGTTATCATACCCATGATTATTACCAAGTTGATCCCATGTTGGGGGGTAATCAGGCTTTGCGAGCATTAATAGGTGCTGCCCACGCCCGCAATATGAAAATAGTTCTTGATGGCGTATTTAATCATTCTAGTCGAGGCTTTTTCTTTTTCCATGATGTGTTAGAAAATGGTTCTAATTCTCCTTGGGTAAATTGGTTTAAAATTCAAGATTGGCCGCTTGCCCCTTATGATGGTAGTTTACCCGCTAATTATGATGCTTGGGCGGGGATTCGCTCTTTACCAACCTTTAATCATGATCATCCAGATGTGAAAGAGTATATCATGAAAATTGCCGAATATTGGTTAGAATTTGGCATTGATGGTTGGCGGTTAGATGTTCCTTATGAAATTAAAACTCCTGGTTTTTGGCAGGAATTTCGCCAACGAGTTAAAGGTATTAACTCAGAGGCTTATATTGTTGGTGAGGTCTGGTCAGATGCCCGTGAATGGCTCGATGGTACGCAATTTGATGGGGTATTGAATTATTTATTTAATGAGGCAGTGCTGGCGTTTGCAGTAGGCGATAAAGTAGTATTAGACTTAGTTATATCTCAAGGTTATTCTCCCTATCCTGCCCTAGATGCGACTGAATATGCAGCCAAAATTCACAGTCTTTTAGAACTGTATCCTTGGGAAATTCAACTAACACAATTAAACCTTCTCAGTAGCCATGATACAGCCAGATTAATGAGTATTGCTGACAGTGATCAAGCAAGTGTAGAATTGTGTAATTTGTTATTATTCACTTTTCCCGGTGCGCCTAGTATTTACTATGGTGATGAAGTTGGTTTACCTGGTGCAATAGATCCCGATTGTCGGCGGGTTTTCCCTCCTGAATCTGACTGGAATCCCAAAATTTTAAATACTCATAAACAATTAATTGCTATTCGACAAAATTATCCGGCTTTGCGAATTGGTAAATACCAAGTTCTCTATGCAAAAGAAACAGTTTATGTATTTGCGCGAATTTTAGAAAGTGAAGAATTAATTATTGCTGTGAATGTAGGAACTGAAACTATTACAGTCAACCTAGATTGTAGTAGTTTACAAAGTCAACCAAATCAAGTTTTATTTGGGAATGGGGAAATTATCTGGAAAGAGGAAAATGTTTGTTTAATTATTCCTCCCCGTAGTGGTTTGATTTGGGGATAA